In Amphiura filiformis chromosome 1, Afil_fr2py, whole genome shotgun sequence, the following are encoded in one genomic region:
- the LOC140152701 gene encoding uncharacterized protein produces the protein MMALFKSYQYLLLATLLVIYIELAASEVNETMDPFHSRIYAETNDTVQCHQHFILQENNSMTIQTYGNETCDFRVSSSNDQGITLNVLHLSLWSIYDYFTLQESGEECINRSYGWIGSLVGESCALVLNCSAIHVNMRASSILEIQQSSKISSTEDIKWLDSDHLHTKENIQFRPNPCENVHIFDEIDHISYDEIPYARLQEFNPSLQITLVGDPDFKSEELAGFVLGLPDNVSVAAFPQCPVDCFCYVSFQVFHMDCPGAPAVKKTLLVYEPPGLVPEQSTVIDLSNRHLTRMESNSFFNLTDTIIVLLSQNHISSIGRNDFAGLENIHTLDLSINHISSIEAGSFSYLYTLKRLLLNVNKLTYISHSWLDGLVNVQVLYVGGNNITDIESDLFHEMESLKVLTLPNCSLSQVTLTNKLLLLDLSSNTLQRFPDDLSTNMTHLSLNNNRLSFLNQTVFDDRSSLISLVLSQNNISFIPNDTFIHLHDLKRLNLYSNRLIEIENGFLNGLSDLVSLDLQANSLESLPSGVFKELRQLKELYLYGNKLNMIDPDVFNGLTSLEVLNLGYNSIESLPSGTFRDLRQLKELYLYANKLNVIQSDFFNSLAKLEILGLHENGIESLPSGVFRDLNQLQELYLYANELGVIQSDLFDSLTKLQKLDLANNTIESLPSGVFKLSSLSYLSLDNNMLKTLPAALFKTLISLAELRLDGNRLSEMPKDIFHQFTGMPLQLLTIRSNKIAKLYPYQFSNLTYLTVLDLTDNHLKQIHSKSLYGLTKLKYLNLKKNSLTKITKTSFTGLALQNDSYIAVDDPATCCFAEPLYWSQCIPQNKPSPYLTCKQLLPTTVVKCVAWIFGFCALFANIVVFIWGCQKMKPKSADEKQVNQLIFITNLALADLLMGVYLLVVASADQYYNEYFPSYAKHWRTHVLCKLAGFLSVLSSEASFFSNPHSCRKTLGISKNLCNT, from the coding sequence ATGATGGCGCTTTTCAAATCATATCAGTACCTTCTTTTGGCTACACTTTTGGTGATCTATATAGAATTAGCAGCATCAGAAGTGAATGAAACCATGGATCCGTTTCACTCTAGAATCTATGCTGAGACCAACGACACTGTCCAATGTCATCAACACTTCATTCTCCAAGAGAATAATTCCATGACCATTCAGACATATGGAAATGAGACTTGTGACTTCCGTGTGTCATCTTCTAATGACCAAGGAATAACCCTGAATGTTCTTCATTTGTCCTTGTGGTCTATTTATGACTACTTTACTCTGCAAGAATCTGGAGAAGAATGCATCAATAGATCTTATGGCTGGATTGGATCTCTGGTGGGTGAATCATGTGCGTTAGTTCTTAATTGCAGTGCCATCCATGTTAACATGAGAGCTTCATCTATATTGGAAATACAGCAGAGTAGCAAGATATCATCAACAGAAGACATCAAATGGCTTGATTCAGATCATCTACATACCAAAGAGAACATTCAGTTCCGCCCAAACCCATGCGAAAATGTTCACATCTTCGATGAGATTGATCATATCTCATATGATGAAATTCCCTACGCGAGACTACAGGAGTTTAACCCATCTCTTCAGATAACTTTAGTAGGTGATCCAGACTTCAAATCAGAAGAATTGGCTGGATTTGTCCTTGGACTTCCAGATAATGTATCTGTGGCTGCATTCCCGCAATGTCCTGTCGACTGCTTCTGTTACGTGAGCTTCCAAGTGTTTCATATGGACTGTCCTGGTGCACCTGCTGTAAAGAAAACATTATTGGTATATGAACCTCCTGGTTTAGTTCCTGAACAATCAACAGTAATTGATCTCTCTAACAGACATCTTACGCGCATGGAATCCAACAGCTTCTTCAATCTCACGGATACTATTATTGTATTGCTGAGTCAGAATCACATAAGTAGCATTGGAAGAAATGATTTTGCAGGATTAGAGAATATTCATACTTTGGACTTGTCAATCAACCACATCTCAAGTATAGAAGCTGGTTCTTTCTCATATCTGTATACACTGAAACGTTTACTGTTAAATGTAAATAAGTTAACCTATATATCACATAGTTGGTTAGATGGTTTAGTTAACGTACAAGTACTGTATGTAGGTGGAAATAACATAACTGATATAGAATCAGATTTATTTCATGAAATGGAAAGTTTGAAAGTCTTAACATTACCCAATTGCAGCTTATCCCAAGTGACCCTTACTAACAAATTGCTTTTGTTGGATCTTTCATCAAATACCTTACAACGTTTTCCCGATGATCTGTCCACGAATATGacccatttatcattaaataacaATCGGCTTTCCTTCCTGAACCAAACGGTATTTGATGATAGATCCAGCTTGATATCACTAGTGttatcacaaaataacatatcTTTCATACCAAATGATACCTTTATTCATCTTCATGATTTAAAACGCTTAAACCTGTATTCCAATAGATTGATAGAAATTGAAAATGGTTTCTTGAATGGGTTAAGTGATCTGGTATCATTGGATTTGCAAGCCAATTCTCttgaatcattaccatctggGGTATTCAAAGAGCTTCGTCAGTTGAAGGAGCTTTATTTGTATGGCAACAAACTCAATATGATTGACCCAGATGTTTTCAATGGTCTGACGAGTCTGGAGGTGTTAAATTTGGGTTATAATtccattgaatcattaccatcaggtacATTCAGAGATCTTCGTCAATTGAAAGAGTTGTATCTGTATgccaacaaactcaatgtgatacaaagtgacttTTTCAATAGTTTGGCAAAGCTAGAGATATTAGGTCTGCATGAAAAtggcattgaatcattaccatcaggtgtattcagagatcttaaTCAATTGCAAGAGTTGTATCTGTATGCTAACGAACTCggtgtgatacaaagtgaccttttcgaTAGTTTGACGAAGCTACAGAAATTAGATCTTGCTAACAACaccattgaatcattaccatcggGTGTATTCAAATTGAGTTCTTTATCATATCTAAGTTTGGACAATAACATGCTCAAAACATTACCTGCTGCTCTATTCAAAACCCTCATAAGCTTAGCAGAGCTCCGACTCGATGGCAACAGATTGTCTGAAATGCCAAAAGATATTTTCCACCAATTCACAGGAATGCCATTACAGCTTTTAACAATCCGATCAAACAAAATTGCCAAACTATATCCCTATCAATTTTCAAACTTGACTTATTTGACAGTTCTGGACCTTACGGATAATCACTTGAAACAAATTCACAGTAAATCACTGTATGGTTTAACCAAACTGAAATATCTAAACCTTAAGAAAAATAGTCTGACTAAGATAACTAAAACCTCCTTCACAGGTTTGGCTCTCCAAAATGATAGCTATATTGCTGTAGATGACCCAGCTACATGTTGTTTTGCTGAACCATTATATTGGTCACAATGTATCCCACAAAATAAGCCATCTCCTTACCTGACATGTAAGCAGCTTCTTCCCACCACTGTAGTAAAATGTGTTGCATGGATTTTTGGCTtttgtgctttgtttgcaaacattgtAGTGTTCATTTGGGGATGCCAAAAGATGAAACCTAAATCAGCAGATGAAAAGCAAGTGAACCAACTCATTTTTATCACCAACTTAGCTCTAGCAGATTTACTTATGGGTGTGTATTTGTTAGTTGTTGCATCTGCTGATCAGTACTATAATGAGTATTTTCCTTCATATGCTAAACATTGGAGAACACATGTGCTTTGTAAATTAGCAGGATTTCTATCAGTCTTATCAAGTGAAGCTTCCTTCTTTTCTAACCCTCATAGTTGTAGAAAGACTTTGGGCATTTCGAAAAATCTTTGCAACACCTAA